TCACCAACATGTACGCCGACGAGATCCTTCTGAGGGACGACCTCCCATTGAAACATCAGGCGGTCACGCCGAACTTCCGGCGGGAAGCCGGCGAGCACGGCACCGAGACCCGCGGGATCGTTCGCGTTCACCAGTTCAACAAGGTCGAGCTGGTCAACTTCGTCGAACCCGAAACGAGTGACGACCGCCTCGAGGACCTCGTGGGCGAGGCTGAGGCGGTGCTCGAGCGACTGGGACTTCCCTACCGCATCCTCGAACTCTGCACCGGCGACCTGACGTTCGCGAGCGCGAAGACCTACGACATCGAGGTCTGGGCGCCCGGCGACGACATGGACGACGGGCCCGAGGAGGGCGGACGCTGGCTCGAGGTCTCGAGCGCGTCGAACTTCGAGGACTTCCAGGCCCGTCGAGCGGGCCTGCGGTACCGCCCCGAGCGTCACGAGTCGGCCGAATATCTCCATACGCTCAACGCCTCGGGGCTGGCGCTGCCGCGCGTAATGGTGGCGATCATCGAGTACTACCAGAACGAGGACGGGACCGTCACCGTCCCGGAGGCGCTCCGGCCGTACATGGGTGGCCAGGAGATCATCGAGGGCCACGAGAAAGTGGGCGAGAGCGCGCTGGGCGCGGGCGAGCGGGAGTAGGCGGGCATTCGGCCACGAGAAACCGGGTGGTCGTTCGGCCGCGAGAAGGCGTTCGTTCGTTTTCAACAGGACCGCGAGTCGACGCTCGTTTCGAGCACGTCCAGGTCGTCGTCCAGCCGGACGGTCATCACGTCCTCGCCGGCGGGCATCCGGACCTCGAGTCGATACGGGTCGCGAGCCACGACGCGGGTGAACTCGTCGCTGACGCACCACGGGAGCGTCCAGTAGGGGCGCTCGTCGAGGTTGATCCCGCGTTCGCGGTGGAAGGTCACGACGGCAGAGTGGTCGAGCAGGCGAAGGCCGGCCGCCGAACAGAGGGTGTGCCCGCACTGGACACACTCGTGGTCGACGCGGACGTCGACGCCGAGACAGCACGATCCCTCCTCGACGACGTGCGTTTCCATACGGCCGCTGCACTCCGGACAGACGCCGTCGGCGGCCAGACAGTGCAGGTGGCGCACTCGGTTGTCGAACGCCTCGGCGACTTCCTCGTGGGTCCGGTCGGCGAGGCCGCCCGGCGGGAAGGAGTACTCGCCGTGGCGTTGACCGCAGTCGGCGCACTCGATGGCCAGTCGTTCGTCATCGTAGACGCCCTGGAGCGGGCCGCCGCAGGTGACGCAACCCCCCTGTACGGGGAAGGGGTCGAGGTCGGGGTGTTCGTTGAACGTGCCGGCGATCACGGATCTGACGACCTTCTCGCCGGCGTGTTTGAAGTCGTAGCCGCCGTCACGCTGGACCACGAACTGGCCCGAGAGCTTCTGGAGGTGGTAGTTGAACTGCGCCGAGTCCCGCATGTCGACGGCCCGGCGGAGGTTGGAGAATGACACCGGGCGTTCGTCGGCGGCCCACAGCGCCTCGAGGATCGAGAGGCGCGTCTCGTTGCCGATGAGGGCGAAGGCCTCAGCCGGTCCGAGACAGTCCGTGCACTCGAGGATCGTGGAGTCGCTCGAGACCTCGGGTTTGCTCATATCGGATGATCGACCAGGAACGACTAAAGCGTTCGCTGAATTGTGTTTTTGTAAGGAATCAGAGGTTTCTCGCCGCTGTGTCCGTCGCTCTCGCCAAATCTGCTGCGCCTGCCGTGCTCGCCGTTCCCGTCGCTTCCGCCACGCTCACCGCGTCTCTCGCGCCCGCCACTCCTGCCGCTCTCGCTGCACCCATCGCACCATCGCACCCGTCGCACCCATCGCACCCGTCGCACCCGTCGCACCCGTCGCACCCGATTGCGCCTCTCTCGAGCAACCGACCGAAACGCAAACCGCTCGAGCGGTGTCGAGGTAGCGAGTCGCGCAACCGCCATCGCTCGAGCGGGCGAGGCTGGCAGGGCCTGGCGCACGCACCTGCAGAACAGTAGGTTTATCAATCGCAGGGCGGAAGCCCTAGTAGAATTACTTACCGTCTTATGGCAGGAAATGGACAACCGGAGGTGAACATCGGACTCGTCGGCCACGTCGATCACGGCAAGACGACGCTGGTGCAGGCCCTGAGCGGCTCGTGGACTGACCAGCACTCAGAGGAGATGAAACGCGGTATCTCCATCAGGCTGGGCTACGCGGACGCGACGTTCCGTCGCTGTCCCGGGGTCGATGAACCCGAGTGTTTCACCGTCGAAGAGGAGTGTCCGGACGGCTCCGAAAGCGAGCCCGTCCGGACCGTGTCGTTCGTCGACGCCCCGGGGCACGAGACCCTGATGGCGACGATGCTGTCGGGCGCCTCGCTGATGGACGGTGCCGTGCTCGTCGTCTCGGCTTCTGAGCCCGTGCCACAGCCCCAGACCGAGGAGCACCTGATGGCGCTCGACATCATCGGCATCGAGAACATCGTCATCGCTCAGAACAAGGTCGACCTAGTCGACGCCGAAACCGCCCGCGACAACTACCAGCAGATCAAGGAGTTCGTCGAGGGCACGGTCGCGGAGGACGCTCCAATCGTCCCCCTCTCCGCCGGTCAGGAGGTCAACATCGACTACCTCATCGGCGCCATCGAGGAGGAGATTCCAACGCCCGAGCGCGACCCCGACGTCGACCCCCGGATGCACGTCGCCCGGAGCTTCGACATCAACAAACCCGGGACGACCCACGAGAACATCACTGGGGGCGTCCTCGGCGGCAGCCTGGTCGCCGGAGAACTCGAGGTCGGCGGCGAACTCGAGGTTCGTCCCGGTCGACAGGTCGAAGAGGGCGGCCAGTCCGAGTACGTTCCGATCGAGACGACGGTCCGCTCGCTGCAGGCGGCAGGACAGTCCGTCGACACGGCGACGCCGGGCGGCCTGCTCGGCGTCGGCACCGGACTGGACCCATCGCTGACGAAGGGCGACGCCCTTGCGGGCCGCATCGCCGGCCCACCGGGGTCGCTCCCGCCGACCTGGGAGCAGTTCACCATGAGCGTCGACCTGCTTGAGCGCGTCGTCGGCGCCGAGGGGAGCGAGACCATCGACCCGATCAGCACGGGCGAACCGCTGATGATGACCGTCGGCACCTCGACGACCGTCGGCGCCGTCACCAGCGCCCGAGAGGGCGAGTGCGAGGTCAACCTCCAGCGCCCCGTCTGTGCCGAACCCGGCGCGAAGATCGCCATCAATCGCCGGATCGGCGCCCGGTGGCGCCTGATCGGCCTCGGCACGCTCCAAGAATAGTCCGGAGAGATGACCACGACGGTAGTCCTCGATACGAGCGCGCTCATGATGCCGGTCGAACTCGACGTGCGCCTGTTCGACGAACTCGACCGAGTCGTTGGGTCGTACGAACCGACGACGCCCCAGCCGGTCCTCGAAGAACTCCGACGACTGTCCGAGCGGGGCGGCGAGGAGGGCACCGCGGCGACGGTCGGCCACGATCTCGCGACCGAGCGCTGTCTCGTGGTCGACACCGAGGAATCGTACGCCGACGACGCGCTGGTCGAACTCGCCCGCGAGGGCGTTGCCGACTACGTCGTCACGAACGACCTCGCGCTTCGCGACCGGATCCTCGAGGCGGGGATACCGGTAATTGCATTACGCGGGAGAAACAAGTTAGCAACCACTCAACCATAGATGTACAAACGGGTCAAACTAAAGGATACAGTAGAAGTGCCCCCGGAAGCCCTCGGCGACGTCTCGCCGGGGCTCGTGAAGCAACTGCTCCAGGACAAACTCGAAGGACGCATGGACGAGGAGGTCGGCAGCGTCGTCTCAATTACCGAGGTCCACGACATCGGTGAAGGGACGGTCCTGCCCAACCGCCCCGGCGTCTACTACGAGGCGGAGTTCGACGCGGTCACCTTCGACCCGCAGATGCAGGAGGTCGTCGACGGGACGATCGTCGAAGTCGTCGAGTTCGGTGCCTTCGTCGGCATCGGCCCCGTGGACGGACTGCTCCACGTCTCCCAGATCTCCGACGAGTACCTCGCGTTCGATCGGGAGAACCAGCGTCTCGCCTCGAGCGAGTCCGACCGAGCCATCGGCGTCGACGACGCCGTCCGGGCGCGCATCGTGACGAAGAGCATCGACGAACGCAACCCGCGCGACTCGAAGATCGGTCTCACGGCCAAACAGCCCGGTCTGGGCAAACACGGCTGGCTGACCGAAGAATTCGAGCAACGCGAAGAAGTAACGGCGGGTGAATAGTCGTGGCGTCGAACCGCCTCGTCTGTCGCGAGTGCCACCTCGTCAATCCGGCCGACGCCACCACCTGTGAGTCCTGTGCCTCCTCCTCGCTCACCGAAGACTGGGCCGGCTACGTCGTCATCGCCCACCCCGAACAGAGCGAGATTGCGACGGAGATGCAGGTCACCGAACCGGGCTCGTACGCCCTCAAGGTTCGGTAGTCGATCTCGTGAGCGTGATCATGATCATGATCATGACCGTGAGCATGGGCGTGAGCGTGACTCCCCAGCCGTGACTCGAGACGACACGAGCGCGGACGGAGACGCCGGTTCTGACGACGATGACGATAACGATAACGATGACGACCAGCCCCTGCTCTCGCTTCCTGAATCGCTTCGCCACGAACTCAAGGACCCGATGGGGCCGGTCGAGACCGACGCCGGGATCCTGCTCGAGGGTGTCGACGGACCATTGATCGCCGTCGGCGACGTCGTGACCTACCACCTCCTGGAGGCTGGGCGCACGCCGGACGTCGCCCTGATCGACGGCTACACCAAGCGGGAGGCCGTCGATGCGGAGGTCGAACGCGTCGTCAGCGACGAACGCGGCGAGGACGACCGCACCACCCTCGAGGTCACGAACCCGCCCGCCGTGCTGACCCGACCGCTGCTCGAGGCGCTGGTCGAGGGCCTCGAGCGACCTGACCCGGTGACCATCGTGGTCGATGGCGAGGAGGACCTGGCCGTCCTCCCGGCCCTCCTCGCAGCGCCCGAGGGCGCGAGCGTCGTCTACGGCCAGCCCGACGTGGGGATGGTTCACGTCACCGTCGACGCGGAGACGCGAGAGAGCGCGCGAGACCTGCTCGAACGATTCGACGGTGACGTCGAGCGAGCGCTGGCGCTGCTCGAGGCGTGAGAAAGACGGCGGCGGTTCTCGCCACGAGACGGGCTTCGTGAAGCTATTTACCGTCGGCTGAGTACTGCCCGGGTATGTACGACTTCGCCGTCGTCGGCGTCGGCCCGGCTGGGGCGCGCTTTGCCCGGCGCGCCGCCGAATTGGGCTACGACGTCGTCGCCTTCGAGCAGGGCCGAATCGGCGAGCCACTCGCGTGTTCCGGTCACGTTAGCACCGACGTCTGGTCGTTCGCTGGCGCAGGCGCACGCGAGGACCTCCTCCAGAACGAGGTGTACGGCGCCCGATTTCACGTCGGGGGCCCCCACGTAGTCGACCACGATGGCGGACGCGACAGCTACCAGTTCTACAAGCGCGAGGTCGTCTCGAACGTGATCGATCGGGTCGGTCTCGACCGCCACCTCGCCGAGCTCGCTCGCGAGGCCGGGGCCGACGTTCGAGACGGGCACACCGTGACGGCCGTCGACGAGCGCGAGGGGTCCGTCGAACTGACAGTTAAAGGCCCCGACGGAACCGACACCTTCGAGGCGAAGATGGTCGCTGGCTGTGACGGTCCCCGCTCGCGAGTTCGGGAGGCGCTCTCGCTTCCCGAACCCGACGAGTTGCTCCACGGCGTGCTCGCCTTCTCCGCGGAGGACGACCCCGGCGATTTCGTCGACGTTCACCTCACGGCGCCGAAATTCTTCGCGTGGCGCATTCCGCGCGCCGACGCCGGCGTCGAGTACGGCCTGGCCGCGCCGCCAGGCGTCCACGTCAACCGCCACTTCGAGGAGCTGATCGACGGCTACGACATCGAGGTCTCACACCGCTGCTCGGGGCTGATTCCCATCGGTCCGCCTGATCGAGTTACGAGCCGTCGGGGCTTTCTCGTCGGCGACGCGGCGGCCCAGACCAAGCCCTTCACCGGCGGCGGCATCCTCTACGGGATGACCTGTGCGGATCACGCCGCCGACCGGATCGATCCCAACCGTCCGGCGAGTCTCGCCGCCTACGAGCACGCCTGGCGGAACGACCTCGAGCGCGAGATCGAACTCGGCCACTGGCTCAGGCGGGCGTACTCGCTCCCCGAACCAGTTCAGCGTCTCGGCCTGGCGGCGACGGCCGGAGAAATCGGTGTTCACATGGATCGACCGACGTCGGTCGCCAGCCTCGAGCACCTGAAGGCGATGCTCTCCGGAAGTCGGTAACGCACGCCGACCGTCGGCGTCAGGTAAAGAGGAGGGCGCGGATGAAAACGAGACCTTACTCGACGACGACGGCGCCTTTCATGCCCATGCTGATGTGGGGCGAGCAGTAGTAGGTGAAGGTTCCCGTCTCGTCGAAAGTGTGTTCGAAGGTCTCGCCTTCGTCGCCGTACATCTCGCTCTCGAAGCTTCCGTCCTCGGCGATTACGTCGTGGCTGCCACCGGCGCCGGTCCACTCCCAGACGACGGTCGTTCCCGAGTCGACGACGATGGCCGCAGGTTCGTACGCGAAGCCGTCCGAGCCGGCGCCGACGTCGACGGCGACCTCGGACTCACCGGTGTGGTCCTCGACGCCGTCGTAGTTGTTGGCGTCGTCGAGGTAGCCGTCGAAGTCGTACTCGGCGCTGCCGTTCCCGTTGCCGCTGCCACCGTCGCCGTTACCATTTCCATTACCGTTGCCGCTACTCCCTTCGTCTTCCTCGACACAACCGGCCACGAGGGCCAGCGCTAGTGTTCCGCCCGATACCTGCAAGAACGTCCGTCGACTGCTGGTGTGTGAAGTCATTGTTCGTCGCTATCAGAGTGTATGTCCGGGTAAAGGGTCAGTTGCTCGGTCATTACCAGTCGGCGGGAATTTCGTCGAACATGTTCGTAGCATATATGTAGAGCATTCTGTCGACGGCTAATCGACCGAGAGACTCGAACGAAGAGCAAAACGGACTGACCGAGAGTAAAGGGTTTTCACCCTCGAGTGGCTATCTCGAGTAATGCTTCGGTGGATCCTCGCACTATTGCTCATTCCGTTTCTCGACGCCGTGTTGCTCGCCGTCGTCGTGAGCCAGACGACGTACATCGGCTGGATCGGAATGGTCGCCCTCGTCGTCCTCACCGGCCTGGTCGGCATGTTGCTCGTACGTGCCGAAGGCCGCAGAACGCTCCGAAAGACCCAGCGATCGCTCGCAGAGGGAAAACCACCGACCAACCAGCTCCTGGACGGCGCTCTGTTGATCGCCGCCGGCGCGTTCTTGCTCACCCCGGGGCTGGTGACTGACCTGATCGGCTTTCTGTTCGTGATTCCGCTCACGCGGGTGCCGATTCGCGCCGCGCTCAAGCGGTTCGTCATCGTCCCCTACCTCGACAAGAAGAGCGACGGGTTCGCCAGCGGCGTCACCTGGACAGGCGGGTTCCCCGGAGAGGGGTCGACTGGCATCTCGTGGTCCAGCGGTTCTGGGGCGGACGCGGGAGTCGGGACTGGAGCTGGAACCGGAACCGGAACCGGAACTGAAACTCGCAGCGACGACGCCACGACGGTCGACCTCGACGAGGACGACTACTCGGTCGATACCAGCTCGAGCGGTCGCCACGTGGGGTTCGACGACGAGGGAGATGACCGGGGCGACCGCGACGACCCCTCCGCTCGCTAGCGGTTCTCACGGCCCACAGAGAAAGAAACGTTTAAACGTCCCTCCGCGCAACTCACAGATGCGACGCGGGCCAATAGCTCAATCAGGTTGAGCGCCACTCTGATAAGGTGGAGGCTCTCGGTTCAAATCCGAGTTGGCCCATATTTTTGTAGCGATCAAATTCTCGAACGGAGAGTACTGGATCCTGCTCGAATTTGAATGACGTGAGTCGCAAGCCCGGGAAGCGAGCGAAACGAGCGACCCGGAACGTCTCGAGATGGTTCAAATCCGAGGTGGCCCACTCTTCTCAGCGACCAATTTCGTGAGCCGAGAGTACGGGCTGCCGCGGGGGTCTTTCTTAGGCATCAGCGACCGGGTTATAACCCAGCGAGTGGTTTCCGTCGTTCGCAACTGGGCATTACTCGAGGAGAAGTTTCAGAGTTCGTGGCGGTGGTCGAAGAATTTCACCCTCCCTTCTCGACCCCGCCGAACGGGCTGGAGCGGTCGCAGTCGACTCCTCGAGGCGCTGGTGTAACGGAACGCACGGTTACCGGCTCGAGCCGTGGGGGAACAATGAACCCCGTTTTTA
This region of Natronosalvus halobius genomic DNA includes:
- a CDS encoding winged helix-turn-helix domain-containing protein; its protein translation is MSKPEVSSDSTILECTDCLGPAEAFALIGNETRLSILEALWAADERPVSFSNLRRAVDMRDSAQFNYHLQKLSGQFVVQRDGGYDFKHAGEKVVRSVIAGTFNEHPDLDPFPVQGGCVTCGGPLQGVYDDERLAIECADCGQRHGEYSFPPGGLADRTHEEVAEAFDNRVRHLHCLAADGVCPECSGRMETHVVEEGSCCLGVDVRVDHECVQCGHTLCSAAGLRLLDHSAVVTFHRERGINLDERPYWTLPWCVSDEFTRVVARDPYRLEVRMPAGEDVMTVRLDDDLDVLETSVDSRSC
- a CDS encoding halocyanin domain-containing protein gives rise to the protein MTSHTSSRRTFLQVSGGTLALALVAGCVEEDEGSSGNGNGNGNGDGGSGNGNGSAEYDFDGYLDDANNYDGVEDHTGESEVAVDVGAGSDGFAYEPAAIVVDSGTTVVWEWTGAGGSHDVIAEDGSFESEMYGDEGETFEHTFDETGTFTYYCSPHISMGMKGAVVVE
- a CDS encoding geranylgeranyl reductase family protein; amino-acid sequence: MYDFAVVGVGPAGARFARRAAELGYDVVAFEQGRIGEPLACSGHVSTDVWSFAGAGAREDLLQNEVYGARFHVGGPHVVDHDGGRDSYQFYKREVVSNVIDRVGLDRHLAELAREAGADVRDGHTVTAVDEREGSVELTVKGPDGTDTFEAKMVAGCDGPRSRVREALSLPEPDELLHGVLAFSAEDDPGDFVDVHLTAPKFFAWRIPRADAGVEYGLAAPPGVHVNRHFEELIDGYDIEVSHRCSGLIPIGPPDRVTSRRGFLVGDAAAQTKPFTGGGILYGMTCADHAADRIDPNRPASLAAYEHAWRNDLEREIELGHWLRRAYSLPEPVQRLGLAATAGEIGVHMDRPTSVASLEHLKAMLSGSR
- a CDS encoding DNA-directed RNA polymerase, coding for MYKRVKLKDTVEVPPEALGDVSPGLVKQLLQDKLEGRMDEEVGSVVSITEVHDIGEGTVLPNRPGVYYEAEFDAVTFDPQMQEVVDGTIVEVVEFGAFVGIGPVDGLLHVSQISDEYLAFDRENQRLASSESDRAIGVDDAVRARIVTKSIDERNPRDSKIGLTAKQPGLGKHGWLTEEFEQREEVTAGE
- a CDS encoding translation initiation factor IF-2 subunit gamma; this translates as MAGNGQPEVNIGLVGHVDHGKTTLVQALSGSWTDQHSEEMKRGISIRLGYADATFRRCPGVDEPECFTVEEECPDGSESEPVRTVSFVDAPGHETLMATMLSGASLMDGAVLVVSASEPVPQPQTEEHLMALDIIGIENIVIAQNKVDLVDAETARDNYQQIKEFVEGTVAEDAPIVPLSAGQEVNIDYLIGAIEEEIPTPERDPDVDPRMHVARSFDINKPGTTHENITGGVLGGSLVAGELEVGGELEVRPGRQVEEGGQSEYVPIETTVRSLQAAGQSVDTATPGGLLGVGTGLDPSLTKGDALAGRIAGPPGSLPPTWEQFTMSVDLLERVVGAEGSETIDPISTGEPLMMTVGTSTTVGAVTSAREGECEVNLQRPVCAEPGAKIAINRRIGARWRLIGLGTLQE
- a CDS encoding PIN domain-containing protein, producing MTTTVVLDTSALMMPVELDVRLFDELDRVVGSYEPTTPQPVLEELRRLSERGGEEGTAATVGHDLATERCLVVDTEESYADDALVELAREGVADYVVTNDLALRDRILEAGIPVIALRGRNKLATTQP
- a CDS encoding GTP-dependent dephospho-CoA kinase family protein, whose translation is MTRDDTSADGDAGSDDDDDNDNDDDQPLLSLPESLRHELKDPMGPVETDAGILLEGVDGPLIAVGDVVTYHLLEAGRTPDVALIDGYTKREAVDAEVERVVSDERGEDDRTTLEVTNPPAVLTRPLLEALVEGLERPDPVTIVVDGEEDLAVLPALLAAPEGASVVYGQPDVGMVHVTVDAETRESARDLLERFDGDVERALALLEA
- a CDS encoding FxsA family protein, which produces MLRWILALLLIPFLDAVLLAVVVSQTTYIGWIGMVALVVLTGLVGMLLVRAEGRRTLRKTQRSLAEGKPPTNQLLDGALLIAAGAFLLTPGLVTDLIGFLFVIPLTRVPIRAALKRFVIVPYLDKKSDGFASGVTWTGGFPGEGSTGISWSSGSGADAGVGTGAGTGTGTGTETRSDDATTVDLDEDDYSVDTSSSGRHVGFDDEGDDRGDRDDPSAR
- the spt4 gene encoding transcription elongation factor subunit Spt4; this translates as MASNRLVCRECHLVNPADATTCESCASSSLTEDWAGYVVIAHPEQSEIATEMQVTEPGSYALKVR